A genomic region of Pseudomonas sp. RSB 5.4 contains the following coding sequences:
- a CDS encoding AraC family transcriptional regulator, with protein MALLQQSVALAPASEPRKPLIGGLSPQRERQVKQLILERLGESLEVAELARACSLSRSHFSRAFKASTGQAPQDWIREQRIARAKLLIRHTGLSLTQISLECGFCDQAHFCHMFTRSEGINPFAWRCQVMRENQDTRTRPMTF; from the coding sequence ATGGCTCTTTTACAGCAATCAGTCGCCCTCGCCCCTGCCAGCGAACCCCGCAAGCCGCTCATCGGCGGCCTCAGCCCGCAACGGGAGCGGCAGGTCAAACAACTGATCCTCGAACGCCTCGGAGAAAGCCTGGAAGTGGCCGAGCTGGCACGCGCCTGCTCGCTGTCGCGCAGCCATTTCTCCCGGGCGTTCAAGGCCAGCACCGGCCAGGCACCCCAGGACTGGATCCGCGAACAGCGCATCGCCCGCGCCAAGCTGTTGATCCGCCACACGGGCCTGAGCCTGACGCAGATCAGCCTGGAATGCGGCTTCTGCGATCAGGCACATTTCTGTCACATGTTTACTCGCAGCGAAGGGATCAATCCGTTCGCCTGGCGCTGTCAGGTCATGCGTGAAAACCAGGACACCCGGACCCGGCCCATGACCTTTTGA
- a CDS encoding antibiotic biosynthesis monooxygenase, whose product MPEALSPKAPGVGETVTLIVKHRVKAGFEQPYEAWLRNIVRVAGQRDGHLGVDVVRGKLKGLDTYTCVLRFCSTEAMQLWLESPQRQALVDEAAPMLADGDQTEVAPVNEFWFAPLADAAKPPPRWKQAVITLLVILPHTLLVPLIWGPLLKLHPLLSNYVVATFLITLTIVLSVVYVFMPRVTRLFAPWLEAGQAHAHVEPAKQPSR is encoded by the coding sequence ATGCCTGAAGCCCTGAGTCCAAAAGCACCGGGGGTCGGTGAAACCGTGACCCTGATCGTCAAGCATCGGGTCAAGGCCGGGTTTGAACAGCCTTACGAGGCGTGGTTGCGCAACATCGTCAGGGTCGCCGGGCAGCGCGACGGCCACCTCGGGGTCGATGTGGTGCGCGGCAAGCTCAAAGGCCTCGACACGTACACCTGCGTGCTGCGCTTTTGCTCCACCGAGGCCATGCAGCTGTGGCTGGAGTCGCCGCAGCGTCAGGCGCTGGTGGATGAAGCGGCGCCGATGCTCGCCGATGGCGACCAGACCGAAGTCGCGCCGGTCAACGAATTCTGGTTCGCACCACTGGCCGATGCCGCCAAGCCGCCGCCGCGCTGGAAACAAGCAGTGATCACCCTGCTGGTGATTCTGCCGCACACGCTGCTGGTGCCGCTGATCTGGGGGCCGCTGCTCAAGCTGCATCCGCTGCTTTCCAACTACGTGGTCGCGACGTTCCTGATCACCCTGACCATCGTCCTGTCGGTGGTGTACGTGTTCATGCCCCGCGTGACCCGGTTGTTCGCGCCGTGGCTGGAAGCCGGTCAGGCCCATGCTCACGTCGAGCCCGCGAAACAGCCGTCACGCTGA
- a CDS encoding winged helix-turn-helix domain-containing protein, giving the protein MNSHNDLPAASVLHFGPYAFHLRQRLILEGDRQLRMGGRALDILQVLVEHAGRVVRKEQLIAWVWPDSVVEEINLRVHIAALRRALGDGENGQRYIVNVPQCGYSFIAPVHGDSVAQVVFETLQAPQHNLPARLTPVIGRDSLVGSLVRQMPLCRLMTLTGPAGIGKSTVALRVAELLLQHYRDGVWYIDLSIAGDAPSLLDCLLHTLDTSFDTLASRHALLILDNGERRRESCRALVERLLLAAPRLALLVTSREPLQAHLETLQPIAPLTFPKASAPASVDELMGYSAVQLLVSRARARQHDFRLREQDLHTVGAICRRLDGLPLAIELAAAQIDALALVGLLAQLDNGLRLLSHGRRTAMPRHQSMSAALDWSYQDLRPCERRVLQRLSVFNMAFTADAALRVIDGAHLRAVIERLAAKSWLTMERGGDSTRYRMLNTLRCYVREQLETSAERMDNLQRHVLYSGRNRSSAGGQLATQRVEQ; this is encoded by the coding sequence ATGAACAGCCACAACGACTTACCCGCTGCATCGGTCCTGCATTTCGGGCCATACGCCTTTCATCTGCGCCAACGGTTGATCCTCGAAGGGGATCGACAGTTGCGCATGGGCGGGCGCGCTCTCGATATTTTGCAGGTGCTGGTCGAGCACGCTGGTCGAGTGGTGCGCAAGGAGCAGTTGATCGCCTGGGTGTGGCCGGACAGTGTGGTCGAAGAGATCAACCTGCGGGTGCACATCGCTGCGTTGCGCCGGGCGCTGGGCGATGGTGAAAACGGCCAGCGCTACATCGTCAATGTGCCGCAGTGTGGTTACAGCTTTATCGCCCCGGTGCACGGCGACAGTGTCGCGCAAGTGGTATTCGAAACCCTACAGGCGCCGCAACATAACCTGCCCGCACGCTTGACCCCGGTCATCGGCCGCGATTCGCTGGTCGGCAGCCTGGTGCGACAAATGCCGCTGTGCCGGCTGATGACGTTGACGGGCCCGGCGGGCATCGGCAAATCCACGGTGGCGTTGCGGGTGGCCGAGTTGCTGTTGCAGCATTATCGCGACGGTGTCTGGTACATCGACCTGTCCATTGCCGGTGATGCGCCGTCGTTGCTCGACTGTCTGCTGCACACTCTGGATACCTCGTTCGATACGTTAGCGTCGCGGCATGCCTTGCTGATCCTGGATAACGGCGAGCGGCGTCGCGAATCATGCCGGGCGCTGGTGGAACGATTGCTGTTGGCGGCGCCGCGGCTGGCGCTACTGGTCACCAGTCGCGAACCGCTGCAAGCCCATCTCGAGACCCTGCAACCGATTGCGCCATTGACCTTCCCCAAGGCGTCGGCACCGGCCAGTGTCGACGAACTCATGGGCTATTCGGCGGTGCAATTGCTGGTCAGCCGTGCGCGTGCCCGTCAGCACGATTTCCGCCTGCGCGAGCAGGATCTGCACACCGTGGGCGCGATCTGTCGGCGCCTGGACGGTTTGCCGCTGGCCATCGAACTGGCGGCTGCGCAAATCGATGCGCTGGCGCTGGTGGGGCTGCTAGCGCAACTGGACAACGGTCTGCGCCTGCTCAGTCATGGCCGACGCACCGCGATGCCCCGGCATCAATCCATGAGCGCCGCGCTGGACTGGAGTTATCAGGATCTGCGTCCCTGTGAACGACGGGTATTGCAGCGCCTGTCGGTGTTCAACATGGCCTTCACCGCGGACGCTGCGCTGCGGGTCATTGACGGTGCGCATCTGCGGGCGGTGATTGAACGCCTGGCCGCCAAGTCATGGCTGACGATGGAGCGCGGTGGAGATTCGACGCGGTATCGGATGCTCAACACCCTTCGCTGTTATGTCCGCGAACAGCTGGAAACCAGCGCTGAACGGATGGATAACCTGCAGCGTCATGTCCTGTACAGCGGACGAAATCGATCAAGCGCGGGCGGACAACTGGCCACGCAACGCGTCGAGCAGTGA
- a CDS encoding winged helix-turn-helix domain-containing protein, whose product MSLSPNQAIGFGPYRIYTGQRLVMEGDQPLRLGRRAMDILLMLLAHAGEVVSKQQLLAGVWPDSVVEDINLRVHMAALRKALGDGQAGQRYIVTVAQRGYSFVAPLTVQVSGQRLLEAAPGRHNLPLRHTRMIGRQPLVDNLMQQLPRQRCITLVGPGGIGKTTVALRVAEQLLGRYRDGIRLLDLAPLNDPTLIASQLATLLDLAVHDGDPLAGVINHLRERQMLLVIDNCEHLIDAVALLVESLLSGAPQVHILATSRESLRAEGEFVQRLESLDCPPAMAVLDRQQAMGFAALQLFVERAMGAHEHFELSDADVPLAMEICRRLDGIPLALELAAAQVESLGLSGLLEQWQGHLHPLAAGNHPRHARHQTLHATLDWSFNLLSPCEQTCLRRLGVFRGSFSLASAAAVIVGQHIDPTQVLASVTQLVGKSLLNVDVGDEEVFYRLLDTTRHYALEKLEYSGEHETLRERHAERCLALMEQAQTEWESTPSTQWIERYARSLEDLRAALDWSLHGNGSRHLGIRLTATSAALWQELSLLKEYGDHVRQALTLLGGAEQPCPRLEIALQLALGSACYHTWGGSPETVDAFTQANALAQQQNDVAGQLRAISGHLAVNLSCGHYQAALLQSEQFDRLGGHDEPLLSLSIHRLRVLALHFAGDQPQARVSAEQVIQRMAHSGYRNRFTHGFGVQYDQSVASLTILARVLWLQGFPEQAWRTARQALDIAVQINHGTSICYTLALASCLIAHYNGDDKNARALLQLLLEQAQKHSVLLFYRWGRHYAQVIDKHLAQPDASADNGLIKELMVTLDVRHIDDALLERAHSGAAGWSTAEVLRAEAERLLADEAGCAQGRLSEQAEQLLQNALAIARSQGALAWELRSATSLAQLWQRQSRHREALDLLTPIYQRFTEGYATPDLRKVRSLLDALRGQLSARA is encoded by the coding sequence TTGAGTCTTTCCCCGAATCAGGCCATCGGCTTCGGCCCCTATCGGATCTACACCGGGCAGCGGCTGGTCATGGAAGGTGACCAGCCGCTGCGCCTGGGTCGGCGCGCCATGGACATTCTGCTGATGCTGCTGGCGCATGCCGGTGAAGTGGTGAGCAAGCAGCAACTGCTCGCTGGCGTGTGGCCGGACAGTGTCGTCGAAGACATCAATCTGCGAGTACACATGGCCGCCCTGCGCAAGGCGCTGGGCGATGGTCAGGCCGGCCAGCGCTACATCGTCACCGTGGCCCAGCGCGGCTACAGTTTCGTTGCCCCGCTGACGGTGCAAGTCAGCGGACAACGGCTGCTGGAGGCAGCACCCGGACGCCATAATTTGCCGTTGCGCCATACCCGGATGATCGGCCGCCAGCCGCTGGTGGACAATCTGATGCAGCAACTGCCGCGACAGCGTTGCATCACCCTGGTCGGCCCCGGCGGAATCGGCAAGACCACCGTCGCCCTGCGCGTCGCCGAGCAGTTGCTCGGACGCTATCGTGACGGCATCCGCCTGCTGGATCTGGCACCGCTCAACGACCCGACGCTGATCGCCTCGCAACTGGCAACCCTGCTTGATCTGGCAGTGCACGACGGCGATCCGCTGGCAGGGGTGATCAATCATTTGCGCGAGCGGCAGATGCTGCTGGTGATCGACAATTGCGAGCACCTGATCGATGCCGTGGCGCTGCTCGTCGAGAGCCTGCTGAGCGGCGCGCCGCAGGTGCACATTCTGGCCACCAGCCGTGAAAGCCTGCGCGCTGAAGGCGAGTTCGTGCAGCGTCTGGAATCCCTCGATTGCCCGCCAGCGATGGCCGTTCTCGATCGCCAGCAGGCGATGGGTTTTGCTGCCCTGCAACTGTTCGTCGAACGGGCCATGGGCGCCCATGAACACTTTGAACTGAGCGACGCCGACGTACCGCTGGCCATGGAAATCTGTCGGCGCCTGGACGGTATTCCGCTGGCCCTGGAGCTGGCGGCAGCGCAGGTCGAGAGCCTGGGCCTGAGCGGCTTGCTGGAGCAATGGCAGGGCCATCTGCACCCGCTGGCGGCGGGCAACCACCCGCGCCATGCGCGGCACCAGACATTGCACGCCACACTGGACTGGAGCTTCAACCTGCTCAGCCCCTGCGAGCAGACTTGCCTGCGCCGCCTCGGGGTCTTTCGCGGCAGCTTCAGCCTGGCATCGGCCGCGGCGGTGATCGTCGGTCAGCACATCGATCCGACGCAGGTACTCGCGTCGGTCACGCAACTGGTGGGTAAATCGCTGCTGAATGTGGATGTTGGCGATGAAGAAGTGTTTTATCGCCTGCTCGACACGACCCGCCATTACGCCCTGGAAAAACTCGAATACAGCGGCGAGCACGAAACCCTGCGCGAACGCCACGCCGAACGCTGTCTGGCATTGATGGAGCAGGCGCAGACCGAATGGGAAAGCACTCCGAGCACGCAGTGGATCGAGCGCTATGCCCGAAGCCTGGAAGACCTGCGCGCCGCGCTGGACTGGAGTTTGCACGGCAACGGCTCGCGACATCTCGGCATCCGTTTGACAGCGACGTCGGCCGCGTTGTGGCAGGAGCTGTCCTTGCTCAAGGAATATGGCGACCATGTGCGCCAGGCACTGACCTTGCTCGGCGGTGCCGAGCAACCCTGCCCACGTCTGGAGATTGCCCTGCAACTGGCACTCGGCAGCGCCTGCTACCACACCTGGGGCGGTTCGCCGGAGACTGTCGACGCCTTCACTCAAGCCAACGCATTGGCGCAACAGCAAAACGATGTCGCCGGACAGTTGCGTGCCATCTCCGGGCACCTGGCGGTCAATCTCAGTTGCGGGCATTACCAGGCGGCATTGCTGCAAAGCGAACAGTTTGATCGTCTCGGCGGCCACGACGAGCCACTGCTGTCGTTGAGCATTCACCGCTTGCGCGTCCTCGCCCTGCACTTCGCCGGCGACCAGCCGCAAGCGCGGGTCAGTGCCGAGCAAGTGATCCAGCGCATGGCCCACAGTGGCTATCGCAACCGCTTCACTCACGGTTTCGGCGTGCAGTACGACCAGAGCGTGGCTTCGCTGACCATTCTTGCCCGGGTGCTGTGGCTGCAGGGGTTTCCCGAACAGGCTTGGCGCACCGCTCGGCAGGCGCTGGACATCGCGGTGCAGATCAATCACGGCACTTCGATCTGCTACACCCTGGCGCTGGCCAGCTGTCTGATCGCGCATTACAACGGCGACGACAAGAACGCTCGCGCGCTGTTGCAACTGCTGTTGGAGCAGGCGCAGAAGCACTCGGTGCTGCTGTTCTATCGCTGGGGCCGGCACTATGCGCAGGTGATCGATAAGCATCTGGCCCAGCCCGACGCTTCGGCGGATAACGGGTTGATCAAGGAGCTGATGGTCACGCTCGATGTTCGCCATATCGATGACGCGTTGCTGGAGCGGGCGCACAGCGGTGCGGCAGGCTGGAGCACCGCAGAAGTGTTGCGGGCCGAGGCTGAGCGGTTATTGGCGGATGAGGCGGGTTGTGCGCAGGGACGCCTCAGCGAGCAGGCAGAACAACTCCTGCAAAACGCTCTCGCCATCGCCCGCTCCCAGGGCGCATTGGCCTGGGAGCTACGCAGCGCCACCTCATTGGCACAACTGTGGCAGCGTCAATCACGCCATCGCGAGGCACTGGATCTGCTGACCCCGATCTACCAGCGCTTCACCGAAGGCTATGCCACCCCGGACCTGCGCAAAGTGCGCTCACTGCTCGACGCGTTGCGTGGCCAGTTGTCCGCCCGCGCTTGA
- a CDS encoding mechanosensitive ion channel family protein, whose amino-acid sequence MSILLTHPLSWSAALLLLDALLWHLAPFQHRAPRVGIRLALFLGFSALIINAEISPLQAPLFADDRVMQLGATALGIVWWLYAARVLTEVIGLALMRRIGHSGRLLQDVIGALVFLAAIVAAAGYVLELPVKGLLATSGVVAIVVGLALQSTLSDVFSGIVLNTTKPYQVDDFVVIDGVEGKVLDIDWRATHLLTSTGTLAVVPNSVAAKAKIVNLSRPSNLHGVSISLKVPNHIRPRRVLDALDRTLQGSSSLLLNPPPKAVLKEAGEEMSEYVASGFISELSNKGEVRNQLFDLAHRHLEAAGISRHPDGVIEPSTRARALLDEVKVFRSLSHEERDRLAESMVAQQYAAGQVVLDLNEVPDSLFVIATGVVSATVPDGSGQTEAGRMGPSEVMGEQSILADTPSQATFTALTSSIIYRLDKTLARQCMEQRSEVGQALNKLQAVRQQSSRLALMAKPVAVRKGGFLGWLQKR is encoded by the coding sequence ATGTCCATCCTCCTCACCCACCCACTGTCCTGGAGCGCCGCCCTGCTGCTCCTCGACGCGTTGCTCTGGCACCTCGCCCCGTTCCAGCATCGCGCACCGAGAGTCGGCATTCGCCTGGCGCTGTTCCTTGGTTTCAGCGCACTGATCATCAACGCCGAGATCAGCCCGTTGCAGGCGCCGCTGTTCGCCGATGACCGGGTGATGCAATTGGGCGCGACGGCGCTGGGAATTGTCTGGTGGCTGTACGCCGCGCGTGTATTGACCGAAGTGATCGGTCTGGCGCTGATGCGGCGCATCGGCCACAGCGGTCGGCTGTTGCAGGACGTGATCGGCGCGCTGGTGTTTCTGGCAGCGATCGTCGCGGCCGCCGGTTACGTGCTGGAATTGCCGGTCAAAGGTTTGCTGGCGACCTCCGGGGTGGTGGCGATCGTCGTCGGTCTGGCGCTGCAAAGCACCTTGAGCGACGTGTTTTCGGGGATCGTGCTCAACACCACCAAACCGTATCAGGTCGACGACTTCGTGGTGATCGACGGTGTCGAGGGCAAGGTGCTCGACATCGACTGGCGCGCCACACACCTGCTGACCAGCACCGGCACGCTGGCGGTAGTGCCGAACTCGGTGGCGGCCAAGGCGAAGATCGTCAATCTCAGTCGTCCGAGCAACCTGCACGGCGTCTCGATCAGCCTCAAGGTGCCGAATCACATTCGCCCACGACGGGTACTCGACGCCCTCGACCGCACCCTGCAGGGCAGCAGCAGCCTGCTGCTCAATCCGCCGCCCAAAGCCGTGTTGAAAGAGGCTGGCGAGGAAATGTCGGAGTACGTCGCCAGCGGTTTCATCAGTGAACTGAGCAACAAAGGCGAAGTGCGCAATCAATTGTTCGACCTCGCCCACCGGCATCTCGAAGCCGCAGGTATTTCCCGGCATCCGGATGGCGTGATCGAACCCTCGACCCGCGCCCGCGCGTTGCTCGATGAAGTGAAAGTCTTTCGCTCGCTGAGCCATGAAGAACGTGATCGCCTCGCCGAATCGATGGTCGCGCAGCAATACGCGGCCGGTCAGGTGGTGCTGGATCTGAATGAAGTCCCCGACAGTCTGTTTGTCATCGCCACCGGCGTGGTCAGTGCGACCGTGCCCGATGGCAGCGGCCAGACCGAGGCCGGGCGCATGGGGCCGAGCGAGGTCATGGGCGAACAGAGCATCCTCGCCGATACGCCGTCGCAAGCCACGTTCACCGCGCTGACCTCGAGCATCATCTACCGCCTCGACAAAACCCTGGCGCGCCAATGCATGGAGCAGCGCAGCGAAGTCGGCCAGGCGCTGAACAAATTGCAGGCCGTGCGACAGCAGAGCAGTCGGCTGGCGTTGATGGCCAAGCCGGTGGCGGTGCGCAAGGGTGGTTTTTTGGGTTGGCTGCAAAAGCGCTGA
- a CDS encoding DoxX family protein: MNALQRDERARDAGLLFLRVSGGLFLLWVHGLPKLLNFNAQLQQIEDPFHLGAHLTLSLAIFAEVLCPLLIVAGVLARLACLPILFVLLVALLVVHPQWSVAEGQFGWLLLILFATVFIAGPGRLALNVRLPGVLRYA; the protein is encoded by the coding sequence ATGAACGCTTTGCAAAGGGATGAACGGGCGCGAGACGCCGGTTTGCTGTTTCTGCGGGTCAGCGGCGGATTGTTTCTGCTGTGGGTCCACGGCTTGCCCAAGCTGTTGAACTTCAACGCGCAATTGCAGCAGATCGAAGACCCTTTCCACCTTGGCGCGCACCTCACGCTCAGCCTGGCGATTTTCGCCGAAGTGCTCTGCCCGCTACTGATCGTCGCCGGAGTGCTGGCGCGATTGGCCTGCTTGCCTATTCTTTTTGTTCTGCTGGTGGCGCTGCTGGTCGTGCATCCGCAATGGAGTGTGGCCGAGGGGCAATTCGGCTGGTTGCTGTTGATCCTGTTCGCCACTGTGTTTATCGCCGGGCCGGGACGCCTGGCGCTCAATGTCCGTCTGCCCGGAGTGCTGCGTTATGCCTGA
- a CDS encoding amidohydrolase produces the protein MNADLILFNGQFHTVDRSKPLASAVAIKDGRFVVVGNDTQAMALRGSATQVIDLHGRCVIPGLNDSHLHLIRGGLNYNLELRWEGVPSLADALRMLKEQADRTPTPQWVRVVGGWNEFQFAEKRMPTLEELNQAAPDTPVFVLHLYDRALLNRAALRVAGYTRDTPNPPGGEIVRDANGNPTGMLVAKPNAMILYSTLAKGPKLPLEYQVNSTRQFMRELNRLGLTSAIDAGGGFQNYPDDYQVIEQLAKDDQLTVRIAYNLFTQKPKEELSDFQNWTGSVKLHQGDDYLRHNGAGEMLVFSAADFEDFLEPRPDLPQTMEQELEPVVRHLVEQRWPFRLHATYNESISRMLDVFEKVNRDIPFNGLPWFFDHAETITPQNIERVRALGGGIAIQDRMAFQGEYFVDRYGAKAAEATPPIKRMLAEGVPVGAGTDATRVSSYNPWTSLYWMVSGRTVGGLALYEEGLPRSTALELFTHGSAWFSSEQGNKGQIKVGQLADLAALSADFFHVEEEAIKWIESVLTVVGGKIVYAAGDFEDLGPRSIPVLPDWSPVVKVPGHWRPNSPLQAQVHQCVGACAVHSHSHEKARLSNAPVSDFAGFWGAFGCSCFAF, from the coding sequence ATGAACGCCGATCTGATTCTGTTCAATGGCCAATTTCATACCGTAGACCGCAGCAAGCCGCTGGCCAGTGCGGTGGCGATCAAGGACGGCCGCTTTGTCGTCGTCGGTAACGACACCCAGGCCATGGCCCTGCGTGGTTCGGCCACGCAAGTGATTGACCTGCACGGTCGCTGCGTGATCCCCGGTCTCAACGACTCGCACCTGCACCTGATCCGTGGCGGCCTGAACTACAACCTCGAGCTGCGTTGGGAAGGCGTGCCGTCGCTGGCCGATGCGCTGCGCATGCTCAAGGAGCAGGCCGACCGCACGCCGACCCCGCAATGGGTGCGCGTGGTGGGTGGCTGGAACGAATTCCAGTTCGCCGAAAAACGCATGCCGACCCTCGAAGAACTCAACCAGGCGGCACCGGACACCCCGGTGTTCGTTCTGCACCTGTACGACCGCGCGCTGCTCAACCGTGCCGCACTGCGCGTCGCCGGTTACACCCGTGACACGCCGAACCCGCCGGGTGGCGAGATCGTCCGCGATGCCAACGGCAACCCGACCGGCATGCTGGTGGCAAAACCCAACGCGATGATTCTGTACTCGACGCTGGCCAAGGGGCCGAAGCTGCCGCTGGAATATCAGGTCAACTCGACCCGGCAGTTCATGCGCGAACTCAATCGCCTCGGCCTGACCAGCGCGATCGATGCCGGCGGTGGTTTCCAGAACTATCCGGATGACTATCAGGTGATCGAACAACTGGCCAAGGATGACCAGTTGACCGTGCGCATCGCCTACAACCTGTTCACCCAGAAACCGAAAGAAGAGCTCAGCGATTTCCAGAACTGGACCGGCAGCGTCAAGTTGCACCAGGGCGACGATTACCTGCGACACAACGGTGCCGGCGAGATGCTGGTGTTCTCCGCCGCCGACTTCGAAGACTTCCTCGAACCGCGCCCGGACCTGCCGCAGACCATGGAGCAGGAGCTGGAACCGGTGGTGCGCCATCTGGTCGAGCAGCGCTGGCCGTTCCGCTTGCACGCCACTTACAACGAATCGATCAGCCGCATGCTCGACGTGTTCGAGAAGGTCAATCGCGACATTCCATTCAATGGTCTGCCGTGGTTCTTCGACCACGCCGAAACCATCACCCCGCAGAACATCGAGCGGGTGAGGGCGCTGGGCGGCGGCATCGCGATTCAGGATCGCATGGCGTTCCAGGGCGAATACTTCGTCGACCGCTACGGCGCGAAAGCCGCCGAAGCCACGCCGCCGATCAAACGCATGCTCGCCGAAGGCGTACCGGTCGGCGCCGGCACCGATGCCACGCGGGTTTCCAGCTACAACCCGTGGACCTCGCTGTACTGGATGGTCAGCGGTCGCACCGTCGGTGGTCTGGCCTTGTACGAAGAAGGTCTGCCACGCAGCACCGCGCTGGAACTGTTCACCCACGGCAGCGCCTGGTTCTCGTCCGAGCAGGGCAACAAGGGCCAGATCAAGGTCGGGCAACTGGCGGATCTGGCGGCACTGAGCGCGGACTTTTTCCATGTCGAGGAAGAAGCAATCAAGTGGATCGAGTCGGTGCTGACCGTGGTCGGCGGCAAGATCGTCTACGCCGCCGGCGATTTCGAAGACCTCGGCCCACGCTCGATCCCCGTGCTGCCGGACTGGTCGCCGGTGGTCAAGGTGCCGGGCCACTGGCGCCCGAACTCGCCGTTGCAGGCGCAAGTGCACCAGTGCGTCGGTGCCTGCGCGGTGCACTCGCACAGCCATGAAAAGGCTCGACTGTCGAACGCACCGGTCAGCGACTTCGCCGGTTTCTGGGGCGCGTTCGGCTGTTCCTGTTTCGCTTTCTGA
- a CDS encoding LysR family transcriptional regulator: MNRNDLRRVDMNLLVIFEALMFEKNLTRVAEKLFMGQPAVSAALGRLRDLFDDPLLLRNGRSMEPTARALAILQELQPAMDVISGAVSRAKEFDPASSCDVFRIGLSDDAEFGLFPPLLRQLQQEAPGIVVVVRRANYLLMPALLASGEISVGVSYTTDLPANAKRKKLRDIPCKVLRGDDRPGPLTLDEYCERPHAMVSFSGDLSGNIDLDLAKLGRRRRVVLGVPQFSGLRALLAGTEMIATVPDYAACALVEGCNLRAEDPPFPIDAAQLSMAWSGVHDNDPAERWLRSRISQFMAAPLDIPLA, from the coding sequence ATGAACCGTAACGATCTGCGTCGCGTCGACATGAACCTGCTGGTGATTTTCGAAGCGCTGATGTTCGAAAAGAACCTGACCCGCGTCGCCGAAAAACTGTTCATGGGTCAGCCGGCAGTGAGCGCGGCGCTGGGACGTTTGCGCGACCTGTTCGATGATCCGTTGCTGCTGCGCAACGGTCGCAGCATGGAGCCGACCGCCCGCGCGCTGGCGATTCTGCAGGAACTGCAACCGGCGATGGACGTGATCTCCGGCGCGGTCAGCCGGGCCAAGGAGTTCGACCCGGCGAGCAGTTGCGATGTGTTCCGCATCGGCCTGTCGGACGACGCCGAGTTCGGTCTGTTTCCGCCACTGCTGCGACAGCTCCAGCAAGAAGCACCAGGGATTGTCGTGGTGGTGCGCCGTGCCAACTATCTGTTGATGCCGGCGCTGCTGGCGTCCGGGGAAATCTCGGTCGGGGTCAGTTACACCACCGATCTGCCGGCCAACGCCAAGCGCAAGAAACTGCGCGACATTCCCTGCAAGGTTTTGCGCGGCGACGACCGTCCCGGGCCGCTGACACTGGACGAATACTGCGAGCGCCCGCACGCGATGGTGTCGTTCTCCGGCGACCTGAGCGGTAACATCGATCTGGATCTGGCCAAGCTCGGCCGGCGGCGGCGCGTGGTGCTCGGCGTGCCGCAGTTCAGCGGTTTGCGCGCGTTGCTCGCCGGCACTGAAATGATTGCCACCGTGCCGGACTACGCCGCTTGTGCGCTGGTCGAAGGCTGCAACCTGCGCGCTGAAGATCCACCGTTTCCGATCGATGCCGCGCAGCTGTCGATGGCCTGGAGCGGGGTGCACGACAACGACCCGGCCGAGCGCTGGCTGCGCTCGCGGATCAGCCAGTTCATGGCGGCGCCGCTGGATATCCCGCTTGCTTGA
- the ycaC gene encoding isochorismate family cysteine hydrolase YcaC, producing MSVPYKRLNKDDAVVLLVDHQTGLISLVQDFTPNEFKNNVLALGDIAKFFKLPTILTTSFDAGPNGPIVPELREQFPDAPFIQRPGQINAWDNEDFVKAIKATGRKQLIIAGVVTDVCVAFPTLSAIAEGYEVFVVTDSSGTFNTTVQQAAWARMSAAGAHLLNWFSVACELQGDWRNDMEGLAHLLSERLPNYRNLINSYTKFTAK from the coding sequence ATGAGCGTTCCCTACAAGCGTCTGAACAAAGATGATGCGGTCGTGCTGCTGGTCGATCACCAGACCGGTCTGATCTCGCTGGTGCAGGACTTCACCCCCAACGAGTTCAAGAACAACGTGCTGGCACTGGGCGACATCGCCAAGTTCTTCAAGCTGCCGACCATCCTCACCACCAGTTTTGACGCCGGTCCGAACGGCCCGATCGTGCCTGAGCTGCGCGAGCAGTTCCCGGACGCGCCGTTCATTCAGCGCCCGGGCCAGATCAATGCCTGGGACAACGAAGACTTCGTCAAAGCGATCAAGGCTACCGGCCGCAAGCAACTGATCATCGCCGGTGTGGTGACCGACGTGTGCGTGGCGTTCCCGACCTTGTCAGCCATTGCCGAAGGTTATGAAGTGTTCGTGGTCACCGATTCTTCCGGCACCTTCAACACCACCGTGCAACAAGCGGCGTGGGCGCGGATGTCGGCGGCCGGTGCCCACCTGCTGAACTGGTTCTCGGTGGCTTGCGAGCTGCAGGGTGACTGGCGCAACGACATGGAAGGCCTGGCGCATCTGCTGTCCGAGCGCCTGCCGAACTACCGCAACCTGATCAACAGCTACACCAAGTTCACTGCCAAGTGA